Proteins encoded together in one Solanum stenotomum isolate F172 unplaced genomic scaffold, ASM1918654v1 scaffold2356, whole genome shotgun sequence window:
- the LOC125851223 gene encoding uncharacterized protein LOC125851223 translates to NVLHLCVKHNQLEVLKVLMEIEWDRELLNAKDGNGHNILHLAVADKQIETVKYLLKTHQIDVNEMDANGNTSLDILVQSRRDVNDLSIGECLREAGGLRAKDMSMSIIQHSTKIPSDSGGNNHSPVSSAPVYLGGNQAPSKGDWLSKKRETIMVVASLIATMAFQAGVNPPGGVWQENGKLDDWGRPLHKAGESVMAYNHAKPFRYFLRVNTIAFVSSLSTILLLISGLPFRRRLFMWGLMVIMWLTITSIALTYGIAIYIITPRKDREPLGQIIEMGITVWCGLMALLLLGNTIRLLLVWQKKKHEITTAAVQKFFNSVYVNV, encoded by the exons AACGTTTTGCATTTGTGTGTGAAGCATAATCAGCTTGAGGTTCTGAAGGTGCTAATGGAGATTGAATGGGACCGGGAGTTGTTGAATGCGAAGGATGGTAATGGACACAACATTCTGCATTTGGCTGTTGCTGATAAGCAAATTGAG ACTGTGAAGTACTTGCTGAAGACACATCAAATTGATGTGAATGAAATGGATGCAAATGGGAATACATCATTAGATATTTTAGTACAGAGTCGTAGGGACGTGAATGATCTATCCATCGGTGAGTGTCTTCGAGAAGCTGGAGGTTTAAGAGCAAAGGATATGTCAATGTCCATCATTCAACATAGTACCAAAATTCCCAGTGACTCTGGTGGAAATAACCATTCTCCAGTATCTTCAGCACCAGTATATTTAGGAGGAAATCAGGCGCCATCAAAAGGCGATTGGCTTTCCAAGAAACGCGAAACAATAATGGTGGTGGCCTCACTCATTGCAACCATGGCATTCCAAGCTGGAGTGAACCCTCCAGGAGGTGTTTGGCAAGAAAATGGAAAATTGGATGATTGGGGAAGACCCTTACATAAAGCAGGGGAATCAGTAATGGCTTATAATCATGCAAAACCATTTCGATATTTCCTTCGTGTCAACACCATTGCCTTTGTCTCTTCTCTCAGCACAATCTTGCTGCTGATAAGTGGATTGCCCTTCAGGCGTAGGCTTTTCATGTGGGGTTTAATGGTTATAATGTGGTTGACAATTACCTCAATAGCACTCACTTATGGCATAGCAATTTACATCATCACGCCAAGGAAGGACAGGGAACCACTTGGTCAGATCATTGAAATGGGAATAACAGTATGGTGTGGCTTAATGGCACTACTACTACTTGGTAACACAATACGTTTGTTGCTTGTATGGCAGAAAAAGAAGCATGAAATAACAACAGCAGCAGTACAAAAATTTTTTAATTCAGTTTATGTCAATGTTTGA